In one window of Ruminococcus hominis DNA:
- the queC gene encoding 7-cyano-7-deazaguanine synthase QueC has protein sequence MKALVLFSGGIDSTTALGLAIKKYGKDQVIALSVSYGQKHDKEIKAAIAVAQYYGVEHLFLNLSKIFQYSNCSLLQQSTEDIPEESYAEQISKTNGDKPVSTYVPFRNGLFLSSAASIALSKDCEVIYYGAHADDSAGFAYPDCSPVFNQAMNEAIWEGSGHQLKIEAPFVNVSKAEVVRIGLELGVPYELTWSCYEGGEKPCGKCGTCIDRAAAFQANHMEDPALR, from the coding sequence ATGAAAGCATTAGTTCTTTTTAGTGGAGGAATTGATTCAACAACGGCATTGGGACTGGCAATCAAAAAATATGGGAAAGACCAGGTTATTGCTCTTTCGGTTTCCTATGGACAAAAGCATGATAAAGAAATTAAAGCTGCAATAGCAGTTGCCCAATATTATGGCGTGGAGCATTTGTTCCTGAATTTAAGTAAGATATTTCAATATAGTAACTGTTCACTGCTTCAACAGTCTACAGAAGACATTCCGGAGGAGAGTTACGCAGAACAGATTTCAAAAACAAATGGCGATAAACCAGTAAGCACATATGTACCGTTCCGAAACGGATTATTTCTTTCTTCGGCGGCAAGTATTGCACTGAGCAAAGACTGCGAAGTAATTTATTATGGAGCTCATGCAGATGATTCTGCAGGTTTTGCATATCCGGATTGCTCACCGGTATTCAATCAGGCTATGAATGAAGCAATATGGGAAGGCTCTGGACATCAGCTTAAAATAGAAGCACCTTTTGTTAATGTATCCAAAGCCGAAGTGGTAAGGATTGGATTAGAACTGGGAGTCCCTTACGAGTTGACCTGGTCCTGTTACGAAGGTGGAGAGAAGCCTTGCGGAAAATGTGGAACATGCATTGATCGTGCAGCGGCATTTCAGGCAAATCATATGGAAGATCCGGCGTTGAGATAG
- a CDS encoding flavodoxin family protein, with translation MRKAIVYASVHHGNTEKLVKSIAEECRVDLIDVVKQPDADLGSYDMIGFASGIYFSKFHQSILDFAEKNLPDNKKVFLLCTYGGSANYKSIEQILHKKHSKVFGKFGCKGYDTFGPFKLVGGIAKGHPDEDDIKNAVEFVNGL, from the coding sequence ATGAGAAAAGCAATTGTATATGCATCTGTGCATCATGGAAATACAGAAAAATTAGTAAAAAGCATAGCAGAAGAGTGCCGTGTTGATTTGATTGATGTTGTAAAACAGCCAGATGCAGATCTAGGCAGTTATGATATGATTGGATTTGCATCAGGAATCTATTTTTCGAAATTTCATCAGTCGATATTAGATTTTGCAGAGAAGAATCTGCCAGACAACAAAAAGGTGTTTCTGCTTTGTACTTATGGCGGAAGTGCAAATTATAAATCCATAGAGCAGATTTTACACAAGAAGCATTCTAAAGTGTTTGGAAAATTCGGATGCAAGGGTTATGATACATTTGGTCCATTTAAATTGGTTGGCGGAATTGCAAAAGGTCATCCAGATGAAGACGACATAAAAAATGCAGTTGAGTTTGTAAATGGATTGTAA
- the queE gene encoding putative 7-carboxy-7-deazaguanine synthase QueE: protein MKVVEKFTSINGEGVCAGELAVFVRFKGCNLRCSYCDTMWANEPECLYKEETPEEILNYVLGTGIHNVTLTGGEPLLQKDIRDLIHLLLQAGLQVEIETNGAVDLAAFCEERPVFTMDYKLPSSGCEEYMITKNMELLGKDDTVKFVSGSQEDLLKALELIRSYDLTNRCHVYLSPVFGAIEPVQIVEFMLKHRLNGVRLQIQMHKVIWDPDERGV, encoded by the coding sequence ATGAAAGTAGTAGAGAAATTTACCAGTATTAACGGGGAAGGCGTGTGTGCAGGAGAACTGGCAGTTTTTGTTCGTTTTAAAGGGTGCAACCTGCGATGCAGTTATTGTGATACGATGTGGGCTAATGAACCTGAGTGCCTGTATAAAGAGGAAACACCGGAAGAAATTTTAAATTATGTTCTTGGAACAGGAATTCATAATGTGACACTGACAGGAGGAGAACCGTTGTTGCAAAAAGACATCAGGGATTTAATCCATCTTCTTTTACAAGCGGGACTGCAAGTTGAAATTGAGACAAATGGAGCAGTCGATTTGGCTGCATTTTGTGAAGAGCGTCCGGTATTTACGATGGATTATAAGTTGCCATCAAGCGGGTGCGAAGAATATATGATAACAAAGAACATGGAACTTCTTGGAAAGGATGATACTGTAAAATTTGTATCTGGCAGTCAGGAAGATTTATTAAAAGCATTGGAATTGATTCGGTCTTATGATCTGACAAATAGATGTCATGTTTATCTTAGCCCTGTTTTTGGAGCAATAGAACCGGTGCAAATAGTAGAATTTATGTTGAAACATCGATTGAATGGTGTGCGGTTGCAGATACAGATGCATAAAGTGATCTGGGATCCCGATGAACGGGGAGTATAA
- the queF gene encoding preQ(1) synthase: MREKENLTLLGNQQTEYSMDYNPSVLEAFQNKHPENDYFVKFNCPEFTSLCPITGQPDFATITISYVPDERLVESKSLKLYLFSFRNHGDFHEDVINIIMKDLVKLLKPKYIEVWGKFLPRGGLSIDPYCNYGKPGTDWEQVAWNRMSNHDMFPERVDNR, encoded by the coding sequence ATGAGAGAAAAAGAAAATTTAACACTATTGGGAAATCAGCAAACAGAGTACAGTATGGATTATAATCCATCCGTATTAGAGGCATTTCAGAATAAACATCCTGAAAATGATTATTTTGTCAAGTTTAACTGCCCTGAATTTACAAGCCTGTGTCCGATTACCGGACAGCCGGACTTTGCAACGATCACGATTTCGTATGTTCCGGATGAACGGCTTGTGGAGAGCAAATCCTTAAAATTATATTTGTTCTCATTTAGAAATCATGGAGATTTTCACGAAGATGTGATTAATATAATTATGAAAGATTTGGTCAAGCTTCTCAAACCAAAATATATTGAAGTATGGGGAAAATTCCTTCCGAGAGGAGGATTGTCCATTGATCCGTATTGTAATTACGGAAAGCCGGGTACAGATTGGGAGCAGGTTGCCTGGAATCGCATGAGTAATCATGATATGTTTCCGGAGAGGGTTGATAATCGGTGA
- the crcB gene encoding fluoride efflux transporter CrcB, with protein MVNCIIVGMGGFFGAIARYLIGMIPINPQSGFPIKTLLINIVGAFLIGVVVAIGVKKDWNPQWILFLKVGICGGFTTFSSFALETNQLLERGAVWWAMLYVVLSVIGAMSAVYISQYVVIR; from the coding sequence ATGGTGAATTGTATTATAGTTGGAATGGGAGGATTTTTTGGAGCGATAGCTCGTTATCTAATTGGGATGATTCCGATAAATCCGCAAAGTGGATTTCCTATAAAAACATTACTGATTAATATTGTAGGAGCATTTTTAATAGGGGTTGTAGTAGCTATTGGAGTAAAGAAAGACTGGAATCCGCAATGGATTTTATTTTTAAAAGTTGGCATTTGTGGAGGGTTTACAACATTTTCTTCTTTTGCATTGGAAACGAATCAACTATTGGAACGAGGTGCAGTTTGGTGGGCAATGCTTTATGTTGTATTGAGTGTAATCGGAGCAATGTCAGCAGTGTATATATCGCAGTACGTAGTGATAAGATGA
- a CDS encoding 6-pyruvoyl trahydropterin synthase family protein, whose translation MYYLQTKASFDAAHFLWKYEGKCRNIHGHRWNVVAKIKSQELEQEGQTRGMVVDFGNLKKDLKLLCDYFDHSLIYETGSLKAETVAALQNEDFHLEEVSFRPTAENFAYYFHKKLTDLGYVIHCVEVYETPNNCAVYEEE comes from the coding sequence ATGTATTATTTACAAACAAAAGCCAGTTTTGATGCAGCACATTTTCTATGGAAATACGAAGGAAAATGTAGAAACATCCACGGACATCGTTGGAATGTTGTTGCAAAAATCAAGAGTCAGGAGTTAGAACAAGAAGGACAAACACGAGGAATGGTAGTGGATTTTGGTAATCTGAAAAAAGACCTGAAATTACTTTGTGATTACTTTGACCATAGTCTGATTTACGAGACAGGATCTCTGAAAGCAGAAACAGTAGCTGCACTTCAGAATGAAGATTTCCATTTGGAAGAAGTCTCATTTCGTCCTACAGCAGAAAATTTCGCATATTATTTCCACAAAAAATTAACGGATTTAGGGTACGTAATTCATTGTGTGGAAGTATATGAGACACCTAATAATTGTGCAGTTTATGAGGAAGAGTAG